The following proteins are encoded in a genomic region of Terriglobia bacterium:
- a CDS encoding tetratricopeptide repeat protein, translating into MIYRFFFTCGLLVCLAIAGVAQDEAKAAARNEVDEGVQAFRQAHYEDAIAHFEQAVANDPDLAVARMYLAATYLQVFQPGVDTPENVVLATKALEQYSEILRSNPSDVESLKGVAYLKLQLNLFDEARETYAKAIALNPADPDLLYAAAVANWSMANSEITAEKAKLDAESDYSLILSDYCPDVRTKALAVVDIGISMLNKAISLRKDYLDAMTYMNQFYRLRADLECGSKKNFKADIKQSDEWAARAAEVRKKKAEAAEKEDQEKAPDKH; encoded by the coding sequence ATGATTTACAGATTTTTCTTTACATGTGGTTTGCTGGTCTGCCTGGCCATCGCGGGCGTGGCACAGGACGAAGCGAAAGCTGCCGCCCGCAACGAAGTAGATGAAGGCGTGCAGGCATTTCGGCAGGCGCACTACGAAGATGCGATCGCGCACTTTGAGCAGGCGGTAGCGAATGATCCGGACCTTGCAGTGGCGAGGATGTATCTGGCAGCAACCTATTTACAGGTGTTTCAGCCCGGAGTGGATACCCCGGAAAATGTTGTCCTGGCGACAAAGGCGCTGGAACAGTATTCCGAAATATTGCGCAGCAATCCTTCTGACGTTGAGTCCCTTAAAGGCGTGGCCTACCTGAAACTGCAGTTGAACCTCTTTGACGAAGCAAGAGAAACCTATGCCAAGGCCATCGCGCTGAATCCCGCTGATCCTGACTTGTTATATGCGGCGGCAGTGGCGAACTGGTCAATGGCCAACAGCGAGATTACGGCGGAAAAGGCAAAACTGGACGCTGAATCAGACTATTCGCTGATATTGTCCGACTACTGCCCGGATGTGCGGACGAAAGCGCTGGCCGTGGTGGATATCGGAATATCGATGCTGAACAAGGCCATTTCCCTACGCAAAGATTACCTCGATGCCATGACGTATATGAACCAGTTCTATCGTTTGCGCGCGGACCTGGAGTGCGGAAGCAAAAAGAACTTCAAAGCGGACATCAAGCAATCCGATGAATGGGCCGCCCGGGCAGCCGAGGTAAGAAAAAAGAAAGCTGAAGCGGCGGAAAAAGAAGATCAAGAAAAAGCCCCGGATAAACACTGA
- a CDS encoding TetR/AcrR family transcriptional regulator produces the protein MNVPAMKTRPTPRAEDTRRRIYEAAMDLFREKGFEQTTMRDIAAKAGVALGGAYYYFSSKEAIVLAFYQEMQEGSHEEILQALAGEKKLKERLRRVMEKRFELLAPNRKFCDALFRHAPDSQDPLSPFSNETEPIRQRAIEHLRIALEGSEVKVPADLKPQLPYLLWLYQMGLILFWLYDRSESQQRTQKLMEKSLGLLVTLLRLSGLPLMKPVRKTVLELVETIAP, from the coding sequence ATGAATGTGCCCGCCATGAAAACACGACCTACGCCGCGCGCGGAAGACACTCGCCGGCGGATTTATGAAGCCGCGATGGACCTTTTCCGCGAAAAAGGTTTTGAACAGACCACCATGCGTGACATCGCGGCCAAAGCCGGAGTGGCGCTGGGTGGCGCTTATTATTACTTCTCGTCCAAGGAAGCCATTGTGCTGGCTTTTTATCAGGAGATGCAGGAAGGCAGCCATGAGGAAATCCTGCAGGCCCTTGCCGGGGAGAAGAAATTGAAAGAGCGGCTCCGCCGCGTGATGGAGAAACGCTTTGAGCTGCTGGCCCCGAATCGCAAGTTTTGCGATGCGCTTTTCCGCCACGCGCCGGACAGCCAGGACCCGCTCTCACCTTTCAGCAATGAGACGGAGCCGATCCGGCAACGCGCCATTGAGCACCTGCGAATTGCGCTGGAGGGCAGCGAGGTAAAGGTCCCCGCCGACCTGAAGCCGCAACTTCCCTACTTGCTGTGGCTCTACCAGATGGGGCTGATCCTGTTCTGGCTGTATGACCGTTCAGAAAGCCAGCAACGCACGCAAAAACTCATGGAAAAGAGTTTGGGACTGCTGGTGACTTTGCTGCGGCTCTCCGGGTTGCCGCTGATGAAGCCGGTGCGAAAGACGGTTCTGGAGCTGGTGGAAACAATTGCGCCGTAA
- a CDS encoding DCC1-like thiol-disulfide oxidoreductase family protein produces MEKLYVLYDPKCELCERLKDWLLVQRTWLGLCMVPAGSEKARAMFPELEKIASGNDLAVISDSGEVYLNNSAWIMALYALEDYREWACRLAHPMIAPFARQAFEMISKNRHAISRWLSNDRPEEEIAGELKKVPLTPCAVPDGTVSDYLR; encoded by the coding sequence ATGGAAAAGCTCTACGTACTATATGATCCGAAATGCGAACTGTGCGAGCGGCTGAAAGACTGGCTGCTGGTGCAGCGTACATGGCTGGGACTGTGCATGGTCCCGGCTGGCTCTGAAAAAGCCCGCGCGATGTTTCCTGAACTGGAGAAGATAGCGTCAGGCAACGACTTGGCGGTGATCAGCGATTCAGGCGAGGTTTACCTGAATAATTCCGCGTGGATCATGGCGCTGTATGCGCTGGAGGACTATCGCGAGTGGGCTTGCCGGCTGGCGCATCCGATGATTGCGCCATTTGCGCGGCAGGCCTTTGAGATGATTTCCAAAAACCGCCACGCTATTTCCCGCTGGCTGAGCAATGATCGGCCAGAGGAGGAGATAGCGGGCGAACTTAAAAAAGTTCCGCTGACGCCGTGTGCCGTGCCAGATGGAACAGTATCGGATTATCTAAGATGA